One genomic region from Pseudomonas hormoni encodes:
- the ppsR gene encoding posphoenolpyruvate synthetase regulatory kinase/phosphorylase PpsR encodes MKRSAFFISDGTGITAETLGQSLLAQFENITFSKFTRPYIDNVDKARAMVQQINKAAETDGFRPIIFDTIVNQDIREILATSNGFMIDIFSTFLAPLEQELTEHSSYTVGKSHSIGGNSNYMERIEAVNFALDNDDGARTHYYDKADLILVGVSRCGKTPTCLYMAMQFGIRAANYPLTEDDMERLTLPNALRAHQHKLFGLTIDPDRLTAIRNERKPNSRYSSYAQCEFEVREVENLFRRENIAHINSTHFSVEEISAKILVEKGVERRFK; translated from the coding sequence ATGAAACGATCTGCTTTCTTTATCTCCGATGGCACCGGCATCACAGCCGAAACCCTGGGTCAAAGCCTCCTGGCGCAGTTCGAAAACATTACCTTCAGCAAATTCACGCGGCCGTACATCGACAACGTGGATAAAGCGCGGGCCATGGTACAACAAATCAACAAAGCCGCCGAAACCGACGGCTTCCGGCCGATTATCTTCGACACCATCGTCAATCAGGACATTCGTGAGATCCTCGCAACGTCCAATGGTTTCATGATCGACATTTTCTCGACCTTCCTGGCACCGCTTGAACAGGAACTGACCGAGCATTCTTCCTACACCGTCGGCAAATCTCACTCGATCGGCGGCAACTCCAATTACATGGAACGCATCGAGGCAGTGAACTTCGCCCTCGACAACGACGACGGTGCGCGCACGCATTATTACGACAAGGCCGACCTGATCCTGGTGGGGGTGTCGCGTTGTGGTAAGACGCCGACGTGCCTGTACATGGCGATGCAATTCGGCATCCGCGCGGCAAACTACCCGCTGACCGAAGACGACATGGAACGCCTGACCCTGCCGAACGCCCTGCGTGCCCACCAGCACAAGCTGTTCGGCCTGACCATCGACCCGGACCGCCTCACCGCGATCCGCAACGAGCGCAAGCCCAACAGCCGCTATTCGAGCTACGCGCAGTGCGAGTTTGAAGTGCGCGAGGTGGAGAACCTGTTCCGCCGCGAGAACATTGCGCACATCAATTCCACGCATTTTTCGGTGGAAGAAATCTCGGCGAAAATTCTCGTTGAGAAAGGGGTTGAGCGGCGGTTCAAGTAA
- the prpD gene encoding 2-methylcitrate dehydratase, producing the protein MSTNVDQNNRPDYDTVLQDIADYVLNFKIESREALDTARNCLIDTLGCGLLALRFPECTKHLGPIVEGTVVPFGARVPGTRYRLDPVKAAWDIGCTVRWLDYNDTWLAAEWGHPSDNLGGILAVADHLSQKRLANGDAPLTVRAVLEAMIMAHEIQGVIALENSFNRVGLDHVILVKVASTAVTAKLMGANREQLLSALSHAFADGQALRTYRHAPNAGSRKSWAAGDATSRGVRLADIAMRGEMGIPGVLTARQWGFYDVLFSHTNNDLALKPEDKRAFSFTRSYGSYVMENVLFKISFPAEFHAQTACEAAVTLHPQVRNRLHEIDRIVITTHESAIRIISKVGPLANAADRDHCIQYMTAVPLAFGNLVAEQYEDDFHAAHPIIDVLREKMVIVEDPQYTREYLEADKRSIANAIQVFFKDGSSTGKVVVEYPIGHRRRRADGIPLLEDKFKANLLTRFTGQRSEEIFALCKDQAALEATPVNRFVDLFVI; encoded by the coding sequence ATGAGCACCAACGTCGACCAGAACAACCGCCCCGACTACGACACGGTCCTGCAGGACATTGCCGATTACGTCCTCAATTTCAAGATCGAGTCCAGGGAAGCCCTGGACACCGCCCGCAACTGCCTGATCGACACCCTCGGCTGCGGCCTCCTGGCCCTGCGCTTTCCTGAATGCACCAAACATCTGGGCCCGATTGTTGAAGGCACTGTCGTCCCGTTCGGCGCCCGCGTCCCCGGCACCCGCTACCGTCTCGATCCGGTCAAAGCGGCGTGGGACATCGGCTGCACCGTGCGCTGGCTCGACTACAACGACACCTGGCTTGCTGCCGAATGGGGCCATCCGTCCGATAACCTCGGCGGCATTCTCGCGGTGGCCGACCACCTGTCGCAAAAGCGCCTGGCCAATGGCGACGCGCCGCTGACCGTTCGCGCCGTACTTGAAGCGATGATCATGGCCCACGAGATTCAGGGCGTCATCGCGCTGGAAAACTCCTTCAATCGTGTAGGCCTTGATCACGTCATCCTGGTGAAAGTCGCCTCGACCGCCGTTACCGCCAAACTGATGGGCGCCAATCGCGAGCAGTTGCTGTCCGCGTTGTCCCATGCCTTTGCCGACGGGCAAGCGTTGCGCACCTATCGGCATGCGCCGAATGCCGGTTCACGCAAATCCTGGGCGGCGGGTGATGCGACCAGTCGAGGCGTGCGTCTGGCGGACATCGCGATGCGGGGCGAGATGGGCATTCCCGGCGTCCTGACCGCCAGGCAGTGGGGCTTCTACGACGTGTTGTTCAGCCACACCAACAACGACCTGGCGCTCAAGCCCGAAGACAAGCGTGCGTTCAGTTTCACCCGCTCCTATGGCAGCTACGTGATGGAAAACGTGCTGTTCAAAATCAGTTTTCCGGCCGAATTCCACGCGCAAACGGCCTGTGAAGCCGCCGTCACCTTGCACCCGCAGGTCAGGAATCGCCTGCATGAGATCGACAGAATCGTCATCACCACCCACGAATCGGCGATCCGTATCATTTCCAAGGTCGGCCCGCTGGCCAATGCCGCAGACCGCGATCACTGCATTCAATACATGACCGCCGTCCCGTTGGCCTTCGGCAATCTGGTGGCCGAGCAGTACGAAGATGACTTCCATGCGGCGCACCCGATCATCGATGTGCTGCGCGAGAAAATGGTTATCGTCGAAGACCCGCAATACACCCGTGAATACCTGGAGGCGGACAAACGCTCGATTGCCAATGCGATACAGGTGTTTTTCAAGGACGGTTCAAGCACCGGGAAGGTGGTGGTGGAGTATCCGATCGGTCATCGTCGGCGTCGTGCGGACGGTATTCCGCTGCTGGAGGACAAGTTCAAGGCGAACCTGCTGACACGATTCACTGGTCAGCGTAGCGAGGAGATTTTTGCGTTGTGCAAGGATCAGGCGGCGCTTGAAGCGACGCCTGTTAATCGGTTTGTGGATTTGTTTGTTATCTAG